Within Bacillota bacterium, the genomic segment AGTTGGGGGGACGGACTGATGGGTTGCGATTGCCTGCAGGAAGAATGGAAACTCATCAAGGCTGCGCCAGATGAGATCAAAATGTTGAGGAGCAGCAGTTTGCGTTCGCTCAACGAGATTGTTTACGACGACGGAGAGGGCGGTGGGCTCTCGCTAGCTGATATTCTGCCGGCGGAGGAATGGGAAGAAACCACATTGGATCGTCTTGATGTGGAAAGGCGGATTGGCAGGTTGAGTGGCCGTGATGCCAAAATAGTGAGACTCCGGATGGCCGGATTCAGCCAGGCGGAGATTGCTAAGCGGGTTGGTGTCAGCCAGGCGAGTGTATCGAGGATACTGTCCAGGTTGAAGGTGGTAGCATAGATGGCTAGGGCAGTGCTCTATACGGGTCCCCGGTGCCCGAAGTGTGCTGAGGCCAAGCGGTGGCTTAGGGAACATCATATTGAGTTTGTGGAGGTAGACATTTCCCAGGACGCTGAGGCTGCGAAACGGTTGTCGGAGAGGTGGATCACCGGGATTCCTGCGTTAGAGGTGGACGGCGACTTTGTGGTCGGGTACTCACCTGCTAGATATACGACTTTCTTCATCGGGAGGAGCGTTGTGGACTTTATCAAGGGGAGCGTAGGTTGAGCAAGGAGACTTGCGGGAGAGGAGTGAGAGAATGGTCCGGTGTAAGGCGTGCAAAGAACCCATAGAGTGGGTCAAGCTCTCCAGCGGAAAGCTGATGCCGGTCAACTGCCAGTATGTGACCGTTGTCACGGATGGAGGCGAAGTGGTACGCGGCAGGACTCCGCATTGGGCCACCTGTCCGTTCGCTGAGTCTTTCCGGAAGACAGGAGAGGATGAGAGTGAAAAAGCTCCTGCATGACATGAACCTGCTGGTTGCTGCCAAAACCGACGAAAAGGCATTCGAGGAGCTTATGCCGGAGTTTAGAAAACTCATATGGTTCTGCTACTGGAAGTATCTCGGCGGCCCTGCAAGGCTGGAGCGTACTGCACTGGCTGAAGAAGACATGTTTCAGGCCGGGATGTATGGACTTTACATAGCGTTGAAGCGGTACGACCCGGAACGTAACATACGGTTCACATCATTCGCCGTCCCGTACATCGCCGGCGAGATGC encodes:
- a CDS encoding helix-turn-helix domain-containing protein; this translates as MGCDCLQEEWKLIKAAPDEIKMLRSSSLRSLNEIVYDDGEGGGLSLADILPAEEWEETTLDRLDVERRIGRLSGRDAKIVRLRMAGFSQAEIAKRVGVSQASVSRILSRLKVVA
- a CDS encoding glutaredoxin family protein — protein: MARAVLYTGPRCPKCAEAKRWLREHHIEFVEVDISQDAEAAKRLSERWITGIPALEVDGDFVVGYSPARYTTFFIGRSVVDFIKGSVG